ACAAAAAGTGATTTTGAATGAGAAGTCTCCCTTGCGTACTTCGCGCCTGCCATGCCGCAGGCAGGCCTTCCCTGCCCGCGGCAGGCGGGTTTGCGGTCCCTGCTAAGGGACTTGCGGTAAAAATTCTTAACCGCAAGGAACGCTACAGGAGGCGCAGCGAGCGCAAAGAAATTGAATATCAATTCTAAAGTGAAGTTCCAAAAAAAATTTGACACCATCCTGACACCTCTCAAGAGGTAAAGCCATCGGGAAGTATCTCCATTGGCAGCTTCTGGATTGATATTCTAAATGCGTTTGCCCCGCAGGGTGACCGCTGTTACAGTAGCGCACTCGGGCTATTCAGGAGGAACGGCTTTTTTGGCGGAGCGAGGTGGCCCGAGCAATCTTTCAAAGTCATCATGGTAAAGCACCTCCTTTTCGCGAAGCAAAGCGGCAATTTCATCCAGCTTTTCACGATTCTCCCGCAATAAATTTAAGCTGCGCTCATAGCATTGACGTATCAGCTCCCTTGCCTCCTGGTCAACCATTTTGGCGGTTTCTTCGGAGTATGGCTGGCGGAAACTGTATTCATTGGTCAGATCCTTAAATGAAAAGTGCCCTATCTTCTCATTCATGCCGTACAGTGTAATGATGGAGTATGCCAACTGGGTGGTGCGCTCCAGGTCGTTTTGGGCACCGGTTGAAACATCGTTGAACACCAACTCCTCGGCAGCCCTTCCACCCAAAGTCATGCATATAGTATCCATCAATTCATCTCGTGTGTAGAGGTTTTGTTCTCGGGGCAGGTATTGTGCAAATCCGAGTGCGGCTACCCCTCTGGGTATGATGGAAACTTTAATTAAGGGATGTGCGTGCTCAAGCAACCACCCACAAAGAGCATGACCGGTTTCGTGGTAGGCGATAATCTTCTTCTCATCGGCCGAAATGAGTTTGTTCTTTTTCTCCAGTCCACCCACTACGCGATCAATGGCCGAGATAAAGTCTTCCATTTCAACTTTGACTTTGTGCTTGCGCGCAGCATGAAGTGCCGCCTCGTTGCAGGTATTGGCAATTTCGGCTCCGGCAAAACCGGGGGTTTGCTGCGCAAGTTCTTTGGCGTCCACATCGTCACCAAGGGTAAGTTTTTTAAGGTGAACCTTGAATATCTGCTCACGACCGTTCATGTCGGGCTTGTCAATGTAGATGTGTCGGTCAAAACGGCCTGGTCGAGTGAGCGCAGGATCCAGCAAGTCGGGGCGATTGGTGGCGGCGAGAATCACCACGGTCTGATCGCTGTCAAAGCCGTCCATCTCTACCAGGAGCTGGTTCAGGGTATTCTCTCGCTCATCGTTGGTTTGCGATTGTGAGCGGCTTCGCGACCTTCCAATGGCTTCAATTTCGTCAATAAACACAATACAGGGTGCCTTTTCCTTGGCCTGCTTAAAGAGGTCGCGCACACGGGCGGCACCCACGCCCACAAACATTTCCACAAAATCTGACCCCGACAAAGTAAAGAAAGGCACCTTGGCTTCACCGGCCATGGCTTTGGCCATCAGCGTTTTTCCTGTTCCTGGAGGGCCTGTGAGTAAAACACCTTTGGGGATGCGCGCCCCAAGTGCCTTGTAGCGATCCTGGTTCTTGAGGAAATCCACTACCTCCATCACTTCTTCCTTGGCTTCGTCGAGCCCGGCCACATCGTCGAAACTCACTTTTATCTGATCCGACTCATCCACCAGTCGCGCTTTGGACTTGCTGACCTGGCTGAAGGGATGTCCGCCGGCACCTCCGGCACCACCACCTCCTCCCATCATTCCACCTGTAAAACGCCGGAAAATAAAGAGCCAAATGGCCACCAGAATGAGAATGGGCAGCATCCAGGCAAAGATGTTCAGGAACCAATTTTCGCGGGTTTCAAACCTGGGGCTTATTCGCTCTTCCTCGGGAATTCCTTCCTGGGCTTCGGCGAGTTGGTTCTGGAAAAAATCCATTGATCCAATGGTAAACTCGTAGTGCGGGCCCAAATTGGTTTGACCAAGCACATTCTCGCGCACGGATTCGTACCGGTCATCTTTGAGTGCATCTACCTTGATAAATACCTCAACCTTGTTGTCGTTCACCACCACAATCCGATCTACATCACCGCGGAGCAACATTTCGCTGCGGAAGGTGCGCCAGTCGGTTTCTTCGGTTCCGCCGCCGCCAAAAAAGATGTTCACCCCGAAAAACACCGCGAGGAGTAAGAGGTATATCCATAGCAACCTCATTCGAGGGCGTCGGGGCTGTTTGTCTTTTACGATGGGCATGGTAATTTCTTATTCTGGGTGGCCTCAAAAGTAGTGTTTCTCAATTTTCTCCGGAAAGGGCATTACCCTGAACCAACGGAGCAACGTAAGGCCAAACCGTTTTGGCCACGATGCGCTGGCCCTCGCGGTTGGGGTGAATGCCATCCGGCAAATTCAGGTGTGCTTCACCGGCCACTCCCTCGAGCAAAAAAGGAATCAGCGCCACTTGTTCGCTCGCTGCCACGTCGGAGAAAATCTTTTCAAAAGCTGCGCTGTACTCCTGCCCCATATTGGGAGGAACCATCATACCTGCAAGAACGATCTCTGCTTCGGGCTGTTTTGCGCGAACCACTGCAATGATATCGCGCAGGTTTCGGGCCGTTTCTTCCGTCGGTATTCCGCGCAAACCATCGTTCCCTCCCAGCTCCAGCACAAAAACATCTATACGCTGCTGCGATAACACCCATTCCACCCTGTTTTTTCCGGTTGCAGTAGTTTCCCCCGTAACGCCGGCGTTGATAACCCTAACCGGGGCCTCCAGCGAATCGAACCAATGCTGTAGTATGCCCGGAAAAGATTCATCGGGGTCGAGCCCGTAGCCCGCGGTGAGGCTGTTGCCGAAAAACAGAATCACTTTCTCATCTTTATCAACCTGTGTCATTTTAGTCGGTGCAGCGGGCTCCGTATCCCGGGGCGACGGAGGACTCTCACATGCCAGCAGCACACTTGCACTCAAAATCGGTATCCATCTGTTAAAAAACATCATCTTGCAGCTCATTTGGTTTTTCATCAAACATCTTTGCGTCCCACTGGTT
The DNA window shown above is from Cryomorphaceae bacterium and carries:
- a CDS encoding arylesterase, whose product is MMFFNRWIPILSASVLLACESPPSPRDTEPAAPTKMTQVDKDEKVILFFGNSLTAGYGLDPDESFPGILQHWFDSLEAPVRVINAGVTGETTATGKNRVEWVLSQQRIDVFVLELGGNDGLRGIPTEETARNLRDIIAVVRAKQPEAEIVLAGMMVPPNMGQEYSAAFEKIFSDVAASEQVALIPFLLEGVAGEAHLNLPDGIHPNREGQRIVAKTVWPYVAPLVQGNALSGEN
- a CDS encoding ATP-dependent metallopeptidase FtsH/Yme1/Tma family protein, giving the protein MPIVKDKQPRRPRMRLLWIYLLLLAVFFGVNIFFGGGGTEETDWRTFRSEMLLRGDVDRIVVVNDNKVEVFIKVDALKDDRYESVRENVLGQTNLGPHYEFTIGSMDFFQNQLAEAQEGIPEEERISPRFETRENWFLNIFAWMLPILILVAIWLFIFRRFTGGMMGGGGGAGGAGGHPFSQVSKSKARLVDESDQIKVSFDDVAGLDEAKEEVMEVVDFLKNQDRYKALGARIPKGVLLTGPPGTGKTLMAKAMAGEAKVPFFTLSGSDFVEMFVGVGAARVRDLFKQAKEKAPCIVFIDEIEAIGRSRSRSQSQTNDERENTLNQLLVEMDGFDSDQTVVILAATNRPDLLDPALTRPGRFDRHIYIDKPDMNGREQIFKVHLKKLTLGDDVDAKELAQQTPGFAGAEIANTCNEAALHAARKHKVKVEMEDFISAIDRVVGGLEKKNKLISADEKKIIAYHETGHALCGWLLEHAHPLIKVSIIPRGVAALGFAQYLPREQNLYTRDELMDTICMTLGGRAAEELVFNDVSTGAQNDLERTTQLAYSIITLYGMNEKIGHFSFKDLTNEYSFRQPYSEETAKMVDQEARELIRQCYERSLNLLRENREKLDEIAALLREKEVLYHDDFERLLGPPRSAKKAVPPE